A window of Rhododendron vialii isolate Sample 1 chromosome 13a, ASM3025357v1 contains these coding sequences:
- the LOC131314839 gene encoding dof zinc finger protein DOF2.1-like, whose product MDPSSAHHHQEMGTQTLESMLVCTKANQDQKKPRPQPEQALKCPRCDSTNTKFCYYNNYSLTQPRYFCKSCRRYWTKGGTLRNVPVGGGCRKNKRSSSSSSKRSSQDPSLTPNIPSPLSSATSLPPLSYDYSSDLSLAFAGLHKQSNGNLGFDAHDHHDHFSMLGNHNITQCDFLGNPDHVTNVQSSSHATPSSFLDALRGGFVEAPNGFQNLNYGMGTVNGNYMGSLENGGGMAMPYDHHQDQGSCATTTAVTVTTMKQEVCNGREGGENRVLWGFPWQIGGEGGNSMGEVVDSGRDRWISGINGSNWHGLLNSPLM is encoded by the exons ATGGATCCTTCAAGTGCACACCACCACCAG GAAATGGGTACTCAAACCCTAGAAAGCATGTTGGTTTGCACAAAAGCAAATCAAGATCAAAAGAAACCAAGGCCACAGCCAGAACAAGCCCTAAAATGCCCTAGATGTGACTCCACCAACACCAAATTTTGCTACTACAACAACTACAGCCTCACCCAGCCAAGGTACTTCTGTAAATCCTGCAGAAGGTATTGGACCAAAGGGGGAACCCTGAGAAATGTTCCAGTGGGCGGAGGGTGCAGGAAAAACAAGAGATCATCGTCGTCATCATCGAAGAGGAGCAGCCAAGATCCATCACTCACACCCAATATTCCCAGCCCTCTATCTTCTGCTACTTCTCTCCCACCCTTGTCCTATGATTACTCGAGTGATCTCAGCCTTGCATTTGCTGGGCTCCACAAACAAAGCAATGGGAATCTAGGGTTCGATGCTCATGACCATCATGATCATTTTTCAATGTTGGGGAATCATAACATCACCCAATGTGATTTTCTCGGAAACCCTGATCATGTGACTAATGTCCAATCTTCCTCTCATGCAACTCCCAGCTCCTTTCTCGATGCGCTAAGGGGCGGATTTGTGGAAGCCCCAAATGGGTTTCAGAATCTGAATTATGGGATGGGTACTGTCAATGGAAATTACATGGGGAGTTTGGAAAATGGTGGGGGAATGGCAATGCCATATGATCATCATCAAGATCAAGGGAGTTGTGCTACAACAACAGCTGTGACTGTTACAACAATGAAGCAGGAGGTGTGTAATGgaagagagggaggagagaataGGGTTTTGTGGGGTTTCCCATGGCAGATTGGTGGAGAGGGTGGTAACAGTATGGGAGAGGTTGTTGATTCAGGAAGAGACAGGTGGATCAGTGGgattaatggttcaaattggcaTGGACTTCTCAATAGCCCTCTTATGTAG
- the LOC131314835 gene encoding LOW QUALITY PROTEIN: uncharacterized mitochondrial protein AtMg00530 (The sequence of the model RefSeq protein was modified relative to this genomic sequence to represent the inferred CDS: inserted 5 bases in 3 codons): MALFFFLLLLISHREQLLLVQGHQMRDLXSTPRNRSSGGLPSTHLSXYKKPLPRGEQKLQDEYVLDSQIHSHLDPPWNFGNLQKHSRGGLVXFSKITRC, encoded by the exons ATGgcccttttcttctttcttttgctgCTGATCTCACATCGAGAGCAGCTCCTTCTTGTTCAGGGTCATCAGATGAGAGATC CCTCAACTCCGAGAAATCGGTCAAGCGGGGGGCTACCCTCTACTCACCTCTC CTATAAAAAACCCCTACCCAGAGGAGAGCAGAAGCTCCAGGATGAGTATGTCCTGGATTCCCAGATTCATTCTCATCTTGATCCTCCATGGAATTTTGGAAATCTACAAAAACATTCTAGAGGAGGGCTCGT CTTCTCAAAGATCACAAGGTGCTGA